The following proteins are co-located in the Haliotis asinina isolate JCU_RB_2024 chromosome 13, JCU_Hal_asi_v2, whole genome shotgun sequence genome:
- the LOC137259319 gene encoding uncharacterized protein produces the protein MMMRRNFVIGLFLMKPKYGLAISLCLCIVTVIISLYFLDDLTLKVPLVQLEVFPKAEKEALTHKVNVPVHTPVILNDIEIEVANSSSEQIPQHAGVELKNISRHLQLNALIPSNRDKTLFNHLQNTSLHRANASREKYIIYYCRKNITCCGWGDRQHGILSAYVISLVTNRTFGVDMSSPCLLSNLFHPRKLNWKINSTLLQGLSTKYLYTVNDKVFRQLIGQIDFDAVYPQDVVYLTTNYDYFYALKSNPYYKTIFRQKLKTKPRPIVFADLWQNIFKLNRRVKRRLTTALAKAKPTQNFKLVCAHLRFGKNPTLPWDSEVRNTMESVSVVWDFFKKYADHHRYRIFVASDSDSVRSKAMELFPLQNVEIEGDIIHIDKTKRIKVDPCVGFEKVLADQYFLSMCDVLVLTYSVFGKAAAYMRRSNNDLFFLEDGQIKPLKVFNDRFLLENGQSKS, from the coding sequence ATGAAACCCAAATATGGACTGGCAATATCACTGTGCCTCTGCATAGTAACAGTTATCATCAGCCTCTACTTCCTCGACGACCTCACTCTCAAGGTGCCACTGGTGCAACTCGAAGTCTTTCCTAAAGCTGAAAAAGAAGCTCTCACTCACAAAGTCAACGTGCCAGTCCACACTCCTGTGATCCTGAACGACATCGAGATTGAAGTAGCCAACTCCAGCAGTGAACAAATTCCCCAACACGCAGGCGTCGAGCTAAAAAACATATCGCGACATCTACAGCTTAACGCTCTCATCCCTAGTAATCGTGATAAAACTCTATTCAATCATCTCCAAAATACAAGTCTGCACAGAGCAAACGCCAGTCGTgagaaatatataatttattattGCCGAAAAAATATCACGTGTTGTGGATGGGGAGATCGGCAACATGGGATATTATCAGCGTATGTTATTTCGTTAGTTACAAACCGAACATTTGGAGTCGATATGTCATCTCCATGTCTGTTATCCAATTTATTCCACCCTAGGAAATTGAACTGGAAAATAAATTCAACCCTACTTCAAGGTCTTTCAACCAAATATTTATATACAGTTAACGATAAAGTCTTTCGACAGCTGATCGGTCAGATCGACTTTGATGCTGTGTATCCGCAAGATGTGGTATACCTTACAACTAACTATGACTATTTCTACGCCTTGAAAAGTAATCCTTACTACAAGACGATATTTCGTCAAAAACTGAAAACCAAACCACGACCAATCGTATTTGCCGATTTGTGGCAGAATATCTTCAAGCTCAATAGGCGAGTGAAGAGACGATTGACAACAGCATTGGCTAAAGCAAAGCCTACCCAGAACTTCAAGCTTGTTTGTGCTCATTTACGATTCGGTAAGAATCCCACATTACCGTGGGACTCGGAAGTTAGGAATACTATGGAGTCTGTCTCCGTGGTTTGGGACTTCTTCAAGAAATACGCCGATCATCATCGCTATAGAATATTCGTCGCAAGCGACTCTGACAGTGTTCGCTCAAAAGCTATGGAGCTCTTTCCTTTACAGAATGTTGAAATAGAAGGGGATATCATTCATATCgataaaacaaaaagaataaagGTCGATCCTTGTGTTGGCTTTGAGAAGGTACTAGCCGACCAGTACTTCTTGAGCATGTGCGATGTGCTTGTGCTGACGTACAGTGTGTTTGGTAAAGCAGCTGCGTACATGAGGAGGTCAAACAATGACCTCTTCTTTCTAGAGGATGGACAGATTAAGCCGCTGAAGGTCTTCAATGACCGATTTTTGCTTGAGAATGGTCAGTCGAAGTCTTGA